The following are encoded together in the Vigna angularis cultivar LongXiaoDou No.4 chromosome 9, ASM1680809v1, whole genome shotgun sequence genome:
- the LOC108346805 gene encoding protein PIN-LIKES 3-like isoform X1, which yields MYFFKLFSVALASIMKLLLITVLGALLAHDRFDILRENARKHVNAMVYFVFTPALIYSSMSNTLTLNSVIMLWFMPLSILGTYIAGTFLGWLLIKIVRVPPHLHGLVLGCCAAGNLASLPLTVVPAICKQKNNPFGDEAICHRNGLAYASLSMAVGYTYAWSFTFNVVRIYSPMISDAAKVDESSANSKFESTTDPENLLKSSCGALIMDADIAKPNGGMKPSEFECKVPNGQTKVPEKPKFIKQLKLLVEKIKNMKILIAPSTMAAIMGVTIGIVPQLRKILVGDKALLNVVQDTLTMLGDASVPAMVLLLGANLLKGLKGIGKQVPLIVGIIVVKFVALPAIGVGIVKSAIHFNLIHHDPLYQFVLLLQYALPPAIVVSTITQMFGVGEGECSAIMLATYACSAILLTLWCTLFMWLVI from the exons ATGTATTTCTTCAAGCTTTTCTCTGTTGCACTTGCATCAATTATGAAACTTTTGTTGATCACTGTTCTTGGGGCATTGCTTGCACATGATCGATTTGATATACTAAGAGAGAATGCAAGAAAGCACGTCAATGCT ATGGTATATTTTGTCTTCACCCCTGCTCTTATCTATAGCAGCATGTCTAATACCTTAACCTTAAACAGTGTGATTATGTT GTGGTTCATGCCTTTAAGTATTCTTGGAACATACATTGCTGGAACATTTCTTGGATGGTTACTCATCAAAATAGTTAGAGTTCCTCCTCATCTGCATGGTCTTGTGTTAGGATGCTGTGCTGCAG GAAATCTGGCTAGTTTGCCTCTAACTGTAGTTCCAGCTATCTGTAAACAGAAAAACAACCCTTTTGGAGATGAAGCTATTTGTCACAGAAATGGACTTGCATATGCTTCTCTGTCCATGGCT GTAGGATACACCTATGCTTGGTCTTTTACATTCAACGTTGTTCGTATATATTCTCCTATGATATCTGATGCAGCCAAAGTTGATGAATCCTCtgcaaattcaaagtttgaatCAACAACTGATCCAGAAAACCTTTTGAAAAGCTCTTGTGGAGCACTAATCATGGATGCTGATATAGCAAAGCCTAATGGTGGCATGAAGCCAAGTGAATTTGAATGTAAAGTGCCTAATGGACAAACAAAG GTACCAGAAAAGCCAAAGTTTATCAAGCAGTTGAAACTATTAGTTGAgaagataaaaaacatgaagATACTAATTGCTCCTTCCACTATGGCAGCG ATTATGGGTGTGACAATTGGTATTGTGCCTCAACTTCGAAAAATTCTAGTAGGTGACAAGGCTCTTCTTAATGTGGTTCAAGACACTTTAACCATGTTGGG GGATGCAAGTGTTCCAGCAATGGTGTTACTGCTTGGGGCAAATCTTCTTAAGG GTTTAAAAGGAATAGGAAAACAAGTTCCACTTATTGTTGGCATCATTGTGGTTAAATTTGTGGCCTTGCCAGCAATAGGTGTAGGCATTGTTAAAAGTGCTATTCATTTCAACTTGATCCACCATGATCCATTGTATCAATTTGTTTTACTGCTTCAATATGCCCTTCCACCTGCAATAGTAGTGA GTACAATTACTCAGATGTTTGGAGTTGGTGAGGGTGAGTGCTCAGCTATCATGTTAGCAACTTATGCCTGTTCTGCAATTTTGCTTACTCTTTGGTGCACATTGTTTATGTGGCTTGTAATATAA
- the LOC108346805 gene encoding protein PIN-LIKES 3-like isoform X2, whose protein sequence is MQGKIQHRNSSKIKCASTMVYFVFTPALIYSSMSNTLTLNSVIMLWFMPLSILGTYIAGTFLGWLLIKIVRVPPHLHGLVLGCCAAGNLASLPLTVVPAICKQKNNPFGDEAICHRNGLAYASLSMAVGYTYAWSFTFNVVRIYSPMISDAAKVDESSANSKFESTTDPENLLKSSCGALIMDADIAKPNGGMKPSEFECKVPNGQTKVPEKPKFIKQLKLLVEKIKNMKILIAPSTMAAIMGVTIGIVPQLRKILVGDKALLNVVQDTLTMLGDASVPAMVLLLGANLLKGLKGIGKQVPLIVGIIVVKFVALPAIGVGIVKSAIHFNLIHHDPLYQFVLLLQYALPPAIVVSTITQMFGVGEGECSAIMLATYACSAILLTLWCTLFMWLVI, encoded by the exons ATGCAAGGGAAGATTCAGCATAGAAACTCAAGCAAAATCAAATGTGCATCAACG ATGGTATATTTTGTCTTCACCCCTGCTCTTATCTATAGCAGCATGTCTAATACCTTAACCTTAAACAGTGTGATTATGTT GTGGTTCATGCCTTTAAGTATTCTTGGAACATACATTGCTGGAACATTTCTTGGATGGTTACTCATCAAAATAGTTAGAGTTCCTCCTCATCTGCATGGTCTTGTGTTAGGATGCTGTGCTGCAG GAAATCTGGCTAGTTTGCCTCTAACTGTAGTTCCAGCTATCTGTAAACAGAAAAACAACCCTTTTGGAGATGAAGCTATTTGTCACAGAAATGGACTTGCATATGCTTCTCTGTCCATGGCT GTAGGATACACCTATGCTTGGTCTTTTACATTCAACGTTGTTCGTATATATTCTCCTATGATATCTGATGCAGCCAAAGTTGATGAATCCTCtgcaaattcaaagtttgaatCAACAACTGATCCAGAAAACCTTTTGAAAAGCTCTTGTGGAGCACTAATCATGGATGCTGATATAGCAAAGCCTAATGGTGGCATGAAGCCAAGTGAATTTGAATGTAAAGTGCCTAATGGACAAACAAAG GTACCAGAAAAGCCAAAGTTTATCAAGCAGTTGAAACTATTAGTTGAgaagataaaaaacatgaagATACTAATTGCTCCTTCCACTATGGCAGCG ATTATGGGTGTGACAATTGGTATTGTGCCTCAACTTCGAAAAATTCTAGTAGGTGACAAGGCTCTTCTTAATGTGGTTCAAGACACTTTAACCATGTTGGG GGATGCAAGTGTTCCAGCAATGGTGTTACTGCTTGGGGCAAATCTTCTTAAGG GTTTAAAAGGAATAGGAAAACAAGTTCCACTTATTGTTGGCATCATTGTGGTTAAATTTGTGGCCTTGCCAGCAATAGGTGTAGGCATTGTTAAAAGTGCTATTCATTTCAACTTGATCCACCATGATCCATTGTATCAATTTGTTTTACTGCTTCAATATGCCCTTCCACCTGCAATAGTAGTGA GTACAATTACTCAGATGTTTGGAGTTGGTGAGGGTGAGTGCTCAGCTATCATGTTAGCAACTTATGCCTGTTCTGCAATTTTGCTTACTCTTTGGTGCACATTGTTTATGTGGCTTGTAATATAA
- the LOC108347314 gene encoding uncharacterized protein LOC108347314 isoform X2 — MGLVMSYMGGTGVEVANKGMTMITGTLYDRVIEKREIKNFDDFHTAILDIFNAINMALPGKHYDAPPHDDIKKYYYNGWSDESDEDKRKEAFKKFMNENLNLSKADESMMITGIVAPPVAMVVKKTGQTVPQLSVIKAIPDVAFVPGATILALIAIKLTKRMAFKNIPSIDQKQNAL; from the exons ATGGGACTGGTTATGAGTTACATGGGAGGCACag GAGTTGAGGTTGCAAACAAGGGGATGACTATGATAACAGGAACACTCTATGATAGGGTTAttgaaaagagagaaattaaaaactttGATGACTTCCACACTGCCATTCTTGATATCTTCAA TGCAATCAACATGGCTTTGCCTGGTAAGCATTATGATGCACCACCACATGATGATATAAAA AAATATTATTACAATGGATGGAGTGATGAATCTGATGAAGATAAAAGGAAGGAAGCTTTCAAGAAATTCATGAATGAGAACTTGAATCTGAGCAAAGCAGATGAATCGATGATGATCACCGGAATAGTGGCTCCACCAGTTGCCATGGTGGTTAAGAAAACTGGACAGACAGTGCCTCAACTGAGTGTGATTAAAGCCATTCCTGATGTTGCTTTTGTTCCTGGAGCTACCATTTTGGCTCTCATTGCCATTAAACTCACCAAAAGAATGGCTTTCAAGAATATCCCTTCCATTGATCAAAAACAAAATGCCCTTTAG
- the LOC108347314 gene encoding uncharacterized protein LOC108347314 isoform X1: MGLVMSYMGGTGVEVANKGMTMITGTLYDRVIEKREIKNFDDFHTAILDIFNAINMALPGKHYDAPPHDDIKQKYYYNGWSDESDEDKRKEAFKKFMNENLNLSKADESMMITGIVAPPVAMVVKKTGQTVPQLSVIKAIPDVAFVPGATILALIAIKLTKRMAFKNIPSIDQKQNAL, from the exons ATGGGACTGGTTATGAGTTACATGGGAGGCACag GAGTTGAGGTTGCAAACAAGGGGATGACTATGATAACAGGAACACTCTATGATAGGGTTAttgaaaagagagaaattaaaaactttGATGACTTCCACACTGCCATTCTTGATATCTTCAA TGCAATCAACATGGCTTTGCCTGGTAAGCATTATGATGCACCACCACATGATGATATAAAA CAGAAATATTATTACAATGGATGGAGTGATGAATCTGATGAAGATAAAAGGAAGGAAGCTTTCAAGAAATTCATGAATGAGAACTTGAATCTGAGCAAAGCAGATGAATCGATGATGATCACCGGAATAGTGGCTCCACCAGTTGCCATGGTGGTTAAGAAAACTGGACAGACAGTGCCTCAACTGAGTGTGATTAAAGCCATTCCTGATGTTGCTTTTGTTCCTGGAGCTACCATTTTGGCTCTCATTGCCATTAAACTCACCAAAAGAATGGCTTTCAAGAATATCCCTTCCATTGATCAAAAACAAAATGCCCTTTAG
- the LOC128194101 gene encoding uncharacterized protein LOC128194101 translates to MSLNCLSCNILQRVNSNNNDACLPPEEESIRSYDNNNSISNNNNISNNNRINNNINDNNRNNNNNDNGKKRVSHNRSLSYGNMTPTQYAHSGPLAKIKAQHRRTNSDSGVGPRLVRSSGMRRDWSFEDLSPQQNDKGVQCY, encoded by the coding sequence ATGAGCCTCAATTGCCTTTCTTGTAACATTCTCCAAAGGGTGAATTCAAATAACAATGATGCATGTCTCCCACCAGAAGAAGAATCAATCAGATCTTACGACAACAATAATAGCATTAGCAACAACAATAACATTAGCAACAACAATCGCATCAACAATAACATTAACGACAATAATCgcaacaacaataacaatgaCAATGGTAAAAAAAGAGTGAGTCATAACAGGAGCTTATCTTATGGGAACATGACACCAACCCAATATGCACATAGTGGACCTTTGGCCAAGATTAAGGCACAACATAGACGCACCAACAGTGATAGTGGTGTTGGACCAAGATTGGTAAGGAGCAGCGGAATGAGAAGAGATTGGAGTTTTGAGGATTTGTCTCCCCAACAAAATGACAAGGGAGTTCAATGCTATTGA
- the LOC108347486 gene encoding peptidyl-prolyl cis-trans isomerase FKBP20-2, chloroplastic isoform X4, with protein MPLSFSLPSFTPLIILNFPCAVQGTIFSQRKQLSHGCTNQNSKDYYLMQDSSMLRSEKSLRRTLFLSVLVSTGFFPTLYSYAKTKSKNPYDEKRLLKQNQRIQKENNAPEDFPNFIREGFEVKIVSSENYVKSNSGLIYRDFVVGQGDCPKDGQQVTFHYIGYNESGRRIDSTYLQGTPAKIRMGTKALVPGFEEGIRDMRPGGKRRIIIPPELGPPVGPSTFFSSKQFEVFDVELLSVQNCERRTVAFYSDVICN; from the exons ATGCCACTTTCCTTTTCTCTACCCAGTTTTACTCCTCTCATAATAT TGAACTTTCCTTGCGCTGTACAAGGAACTATATTTTCTCAGAGGAAACAATTATCTCATGGATGCACAAACCAAAATTCAAAGGATTATTACCT AATGCAGGATAGTTCCATGTTGCGTTCTGAAAAATCATTGAGGAGAACACTCTTCCTTTCTGTCTTGGTCTCAACTGGTTTTTTCCCAACTTTGTATTCTTATGCAAAGACAAAGAGTAAGAATCCTTATGATGAAAAACGATTGCTAAAACAAAATCAGCGGATACAGAAGGAAAACAATGCGCCAGAGGACTTCCCAAATTTTATTAGAGAAG GTTTTGAAGTTAAAATAGTATCTTCAGAGAACTATGTAAAGAGTAACTCGGGACTCATATACCGAGATTTTGTAGTTGGTCAAGGTGATTGCCCAAAGGATGGTCAGcag GTCACTTTTCACTACATTGGTTATAACGAATCTGGTCGTCGAATTGACAGCACTTACTTGCAGGGTACTCCTGCCAAAATCCGCATGGGTACCAAGGCATTAGTTCCAG GATTTGAGGAGGGAATCAGAGACATGAGACCAGGTgggaagagaagaatcatcatcCCCCCTGAACTTGGACCACCA GTAGGACCTTCAACCTTTTTCAGCTCAAAACAGTTTGAAGTTTTTGATGTGGAGCTATTAAGCGTGCAAAATTGTGAAAGGAGGACCGTAGCCTTTTACTCAGATGTAATTTGCAATTGA
- the LOC108347486 gene encoding peptidyl-prolyl cis-trans isomerase FKBP20-2, chloroplastic isoform X1: MIDQKHIQVIQVENVEIRHSPQPLIITDTAITTEKPKLYCQIPEKQAEGKERTWLAKDQANTMAQAMSSMAGSLQLSGSTRLHAKRVSSVTRAGFAVRAQHQQEQVLKRVLLFWAVNFPCAVQGTIFSQRKQLSHGCTNQNSKDYYLMQDSSMLRSEKSLRRTLFLSVLVSTGFFPTLYSYAKTKSKNPYDEKRLLKQNQRIQKENNAPEDFPNFIREGFEVKIVSSENYVKSNSGLIYRDFVVGQGDCPKDGQQVTFHYIGYNESGRRIDSTYLQGTPAKIRMGTKALVPGFEEGIRDMRPGGKRRIIIPPELGPPVGPSTFFSSKQFEVFDVELLSVQNCERRTVAFYSDVICN, encoded by the exons ATGATTGACCAAAAGCACATCCAAGTTATCCAAGTGGAAAATGTTGAGATAAGGCACTCTCCACAGCCACTCATAATCACAGACACAGCAATCACCACAGAGAAACCAAAACTATATTGTCAGATTCCAGAAAAGCAAGCAGAAGGCAAAGAAAGAACTTGGCTAGCTAAGGATCAAGCAAATACAATGGCTCAAGCAATGTCATCAATGGCAGGTAGCCTTCAACTCAGTGGCTCCACACGTTTGCATGCCAAAAGGGTGTCTTCAGTCACACGTGCAGGATTCGCAGTTAGAGCACAACATCAACAAGAACAA GTACTAAAAAGGGTTTTACTGTTTTGGGCAGTGAACTTTCCTTGCGCTGTACAAGGAACTATATTTTCTCAGAGGAAACAATTATCTCATGGATGCACAAACCAAAATTCAAAGGATTATTACCT AATGCAGGATAGTTCCATGTTGCGTTCTGAAAAATCATTGAGGAGAACACTCTTCCTTTCTGTCTTGGTCTCAACTGGTTTTTTCCCAACTTTGTATTCTTATGCAAAGACAAAGAGTAAGAATCCTTATGATGAAAAACGATTGCTAAAACAAAATCAGCGGATACAGAAGGAAAACAATGCGCCAGAGGACTTCCCAAATTTTATTAGAGAAG GTTTTGAAGTTAAAATAGTATCTTCAGAGAACTATGTAAAGAGTAACTCGGGACTCATATACCGAGATTTTGTAGTTGGTCAAGGTGATTGCCCAAAGGATGGTCAGcag GTCACTTTTCACTACATTGGTTATAACGAATCTGGTCGTCGAATTGACAGCACTTACTTGCAGGGTACTCCTGCCAAAATCCGCATGGGTACCAAGGCATTAGTTCCAG GATTTGAGGAGGGAATCAGAGACATGAGACCAGGTgggaagagaagaatcatcatcCCCCCTGAACTTGGACCACCA GTAGGACCTTCAACCTTTTTCAGCTCAAAACAGTTTGAAGTTTTTGATGTGGAGCTATTAAGCGTGCAAAATTGTGAAAGGAGGACCGTAGCCTTTTACTCAGATGTAATTTGCAATTGA
- the LOC108347486 gene encoding peptidyl-prolyl cis-trans isomerase FKBP20-2, chloroplastic isoform X2, with protein sequence MIDQKHIQVIQVENVEIRHSPQPLIITDTAITTEKPKLYCQIPEKQAEGKERTWLAKDQANTMAQAMSSMAGSLQLSGSTRLHAKRVSSVTRAGFAVRAQHQQEQVSVNFPCAVQGTIFSQRKQLSHGCTNQNSKDYYLMQDSSMLRSEKSLRRTLFLSVLVSTGFFPTLYSYAKTKSKNPYDEKRLLKQNQRIQKENNAPEDFPNFIREGFEVKIVSSENYVKSNSGLIYRDFVVGQGDCPKDGQQVTFHYIGYNESGRRIDSTYLQGTPAKIRMGTKALVPGFEEGIRDMRPGGKRRIIIPPELGPPVGPSTFFSSKQFEVFDVELLSVQNCERRTVAFYSDVICN encoded by the exons ATGATTGACCAAAAGCACATCCAAGTTATCCAAGTGGAAAATGTTGAGATAAGGCACTCTCCACAGCCACTCATAATCACAGACACAGCAATCACCACAGAGAAACCAAAACTATATTGTCAGATTCCAGAAAAGCAAGCAGAAGGCAAAGAAAGAACTTGGCTAGCTAAGGATCAAGCAAATACAATGGCTCAAGCAATGTCATCAATGGCAGGTAGCCTTCAACTCAGTGGCTCCACACGTTTGCATGCCAAAAGGGTGTCTTCAGTCACACGTGCAGGATTCGCAGTTAGAGCACAACATCAACAAGAACAAGTGAGTG TGAACTTTCCTTGCGCTGTACAAGGAACTATATTTTCTCAGAGGAAACAATTATCTCATGGATGCACAAACCAAAATTCAAAGGATTATTACCT AATGCAGGATAGTTCCATGTTGCGTTCTGAAAAATCATTGAGGAGAACACTCTTCCTTTCTGTCTTGGTCTCAACTGGTTTTTTCCCAACTTTGTATTCTTATGCAAAGACAAAGAGTAAGAATCCTTATGATGAAAAACGATTGCTAAAACAAAATCAGCGGATACAGAAGGAAAACAATGCGCCAGAGGACTTCCCAAATTTTATTAGAGAAG GTTTTGAAGTTAAAATAGTATCTTCAGAGAACTATGTAAAGAGTAACTCGGGACTCATATACCGAGATTTTGTAGTTGGTCAAGGTGATTGCCCAAAGGATGGTCAGcag GTCACTTTTCACTACATTGGTTATAACGAATCTGGTCGTCGAATTGACAGCACTTACTTGCAGGGTACTCCTGCCAAAATCCGCATGGGTACCAAGGCATTAGTTCCAG GATTTGAGGAGGGAATCAGAGACATGAGACCAGGTgggaagagaagaatcatcatcCCCCCTGAACTTGGACCACCA GTAGGACCTTCAACCTTTTTCAGCTCAAAACAGTTTGAAGTTTTTGATGTGGAGCTATTAAGCGTGCAAAATTGTGAAAGGAGGACCGTAGCCTTTTACTCAGATGTAATTTGCAATTGA
- the LOC108347486 gene encoding peptidyl-prolyl cis-trans isomerase FKBP20-2, chloroplastic isoform X5, whose protein sequence is MLSSFCLNFPCAVQGTIFSQRKQLSHGCTNQNSKDYYLMQDSSMLRSEKSLRRTLFLSVLVSTGFFPTLYSYAKTKSKNPYDEKRLLKQNQRIQKENNAPEDFPNFIREGFEVKIVSSENYVKSNSGLIYRDFVVGQGDCPKDGQQVTFHYIGYNESGRRIDSTYLQGTPAKIRMGTKALVPGFEEGIRDMRPGGKRRIIIPPELGPPVGPSTFFSSKQFEVFDVELLSVQNCERRTVAFYSDVICN, encoded by the exons ATGTTGTCGTCTTTTTGTT TGAACTTTCCTTGCGCTGTACAAGGAACTATATTTTCTCAGAGGAAACAATTATCTCATGGATGCACAAACCAAAATTCAAAGGATTATTACCT AATGCAGGATAGTTCCATGTTGCGTTCTGAAAAATCATTGAGGAGAACACTCTTCCTTTCTGTCTTGGTCTCAACTGGTTTTTTCCCAACTTTGTATTCTTATGCAAAGACAAAGAGTAAGAATCCTTATGATGAAAAACGATTGCTAAAACAAAATCAGCGGATACAGAAGGAAAACAATGCGCCAGAGGACTTCCCAAATTTTATTAGAGAAG GTTTTGAAGTTAAAATAGTATCTTCAGAGAACTATGTAAAGAGTAACTCGGGACTCATATACCGAGATTTTGTAGTTGGTCAAGGTGATTGCCCAAAGGATGGTCAGcag GTCACTTTTCACTACATTGGTTATAACGAATCTGGTCGTCGAATTGACAGCACTTACTTGCAGGGTACTCCTGCCAAAATCCGCATGGGTACCAAGGCATTAGTTCCAG GATTTGAGGAGGGAATCAGAGACATGAGACCAGGTgggaagagaagaatcatcatcCCCCCTGAACTTGGACCACCA GTAGGACCTTCAACCTTTTTCAGCTCAAAACAGTTTGAAGTTTTTGATGTGGAGCTATTAAGCGTGCAAAATTGTGAAAGGAGGACCGTAGCCTTTTACTCAGATGTAATTTGCAATTGA
- the LOC108347486 gene encoding uncharacterized protein LOC108347486 isoform X3 — protein MIDQKHIQVIQVENVEIRHSPQPLIITDTAITTEKPKLYCQIPEKQAEGKERTWLAKDQANTMAQAMSSMAGSLQLSGSTRLHAKRVSSVTRAGFAVRAQHQQEQVLKRVLLFWAVNFPCAVQGTIFSQRKQLSHGCTNQNSKDYYLMQDSSMLRSEKSLRRTLFLSVLVSTGFFPTLYSYAKTKSKNPYDEKRLLKQNQRIQKENNAPEDFPNFIREGFEVKIVSSENYVKSNSGLIYRDFVVGQGDCPKDGQQVTFHYIGYNESGRRIDSTYLQGTPAKIRMGTKALVPEPKRGGNKCRKK, from the exons ATGATTGACCAAAAGCACATCCAAGTTATCCAAGTGGAAAATGTTGAGATAAGGCACTCTCCACAGCCACTCATAATCACAGACACAGCAATCACCACAGAGAAACCAAAACTATATTGTCAGATTCCAGAAAAGCAAGCAGAAGGCAAAGAAAGAACTTGGCTAGCTAAGGATCAAGCAAATACAATGGCTCAAGCAATGTCATCAATGGCAGGTAGCCTTCAACTCAGTGGCTCCACACGTTTGCATGCCAAAAGGGTGTCTTCAGTCACACGTGCAGGATTCGCAGTTAGAGCACAACATCAACAAGAACAA GTACTAAAAAGGGTTTTACTGTTTTGGGCAGTGAACTTTCCTTGCGCTGTACAAGGAACTATATTTTCTCAGAGGAAACAATTATCTCATGGATGCACAAACCAAAATTCAAAGGATTATTACCT AATGCAGGATAGTTCCATGTTGCGTTCTGAAAAATCATTGAGGAGAACACTCTTCCTTTCTGTCTTGGTCTCAACTGGTTTTTTCCCAACTTTGTATTCTTATGCAAAGACAAAGAGTAAGAATCCTTATGATGAAAAACGATTGCTAAAACAAAATCAGCGGATACAGAAGGAAAACAATGCGCCAGAGGACTTCCCAAATTTTATTAGAGAAG GTTTTGAAGTTAAAATAGTATCTTCAGAGAACTATGTAAAGAGTAACTCGGGACTCATATACCGAGATTTTGTAGTTGGTCAAGGTGATTGCCCAAAGGATGGTCAGcag GTCACTTTTCACTACATTGGTTATAACGAATCTGGTCGTCGAATTGACAGCACTTACTTGCAGGGTACTCCTGCCAAAATCCGCATGGGTACCAAGGCATTAGTTCCAG AACCCAAAAGGGGAGGAAATAAGTGCAGAAAGAAGTGA